A section of the Ranitomeya imitator isolate aRanImi1 chromosome 7, aRanImi1.pri, whole genome shotgun sequence genome encodes:
- the LOC138644708 gene encoding putative methyltransferase DDB_G0268948 isoform X3, whose product MIKWMVSFESTTHSTKNKPSLVYVDKKIKKVMSLERRGGKNKRAKTKNCPILKRTNGQPLEMALDVGCGTGRYTLSLAPHFTKVLGLDISESQLSVAKDMTLAKNVSYMVAPAEKLPVKDASVDLVHAGVAAHWFTIDKFLDETMRVLKPGGCLAAHSYEPVPEFEYNNLSHDLNVVMAEVWDTLFQYVDKSTKDMFCRYQHLYEAIPLNDKEHEKKDEKR is encoded by the exons atgataaaatggatggtgtcattcgaaagtacaactcattctacaaaaaacaagccctcacttgtttatgtggacaaaaaaataaaaaaagttatgagtcttgaaagaaggggaggaaagaataaaagagcaaaaacaaaaaaTTGCCCCATCCTTAAGAGG ACAAATGGGCAGCCCCTAGAAATGGCGCTGGATGTTGGCTGTGGGACTGGACGTTACACTTTATCTCTAGCTCCTCACTTCACGAAGGTCCTTGGACTAGACATCAGTGAATCCCAACTAAGTGTTGCAAAAGACATGACCTTGGCAAAAAATGTGTCGTACAT GGTGGCTCCGGCTGAGAAGCTACCTGTGAAGGATGCTTCTGTGGACCTGGTACATGCTGGTGTAGCTGCTCATTGGTTCACAATAGACAAGTTTCTCGATGAGACAATGCGAGTATTGAAGCCGGGAGGATGCTTGGCTGCCCATTCTTATGAACCAGTGCCTGAGTTTGAGTATAACAATTTGTCACATGACCTGAATGTAGTGATGGCAGAG GTGTGGGATACATTGTTCCAGTATGTTGACAAATCGACAAAGGACATGTTTTGTCGGTACCAACATTTGTATGAGGCTATTCCACTAAACGACAAGGAACA TGAAAAAAAGGATGAGAAAAGATAA
- the LOC138644708 gene encoding demethylmenaquinone methyltransferase-like isoform X1, with protein MIKWMVSFESTTHSTKNKPSLVYVDKKIKKVMSLERRGGKNKRAKTKNCPILKRTNGQPLEMALDVGCGTGRYTLSLAPHFTKVLGLDISESQLSVAKDMTLAKNVSYMVAPAEKLPVKDASVDLVHAGVAAHWFTIDKFLDETMRVLKPGGCLAAHSYEPVPEFEYNNLSHDLNVVMAEVWDTLFQYVDKSTKDMFCRYQHLYEAIPLNDKEHITDIPAKIQLSIPEIIGFIQAIYLCEQLKEKDMRRAEKILIQTEKRFREILGEKADSDCLNMYMKYYCVLACKH; from the exons atgataaaatggatggtgtcattcgaaagtacaactcattctacaaaaaacaagccctcacttgtttatgtggacaaaaaaataaaaaaagttatgagtcttgaaagaaggggaggaaagaataaaagagcaaaaacaaaaaaTTGCCCCATCCTTAAGAGG ACAAATGGGCAGCCCCTAGAAATGGCGCTGGATGTTGGCTGTGGGACTGGACGTTACACTTTATCTCTAGCTCCTCACTTCACGAAGGTCCTTGGACTAGACATCAGTGAATCCCAACTAAGTGTTGCAAAAGACATGACCTTGGCAAAAAATGTGTCGTACAT GGTGGCTCCGGCTGAGAAGCTACCTGTGAAGGATGCTTCTGTGGACCTGGTACATGCTGGTGTAGCTGCTCATTGGTTCACAATAGACAAGTTTCTCGATGAGACAATGCGAGTATTGAAGCCGGGAGGATGCTTGGCTGCCCATTCTTATGAACCAGTGCCTGAGTTTGAGTATAACAATTTGTCACATGACCTGAATGTAGTGATGGCAGAG GTGTGGGATACATTGTTCCAGTATGTTGACAAATCGACAAAGGACATGTTTTGTCGGTACCAACATTTGTATGAGGCTATTCCACTAAACGACAAGGAACA TATTACAGATATACCTGCCAAAATTCAGCTATCTATTCCAGAAATAATTGGATTCATCCAGGCCATTTATTTGTGTGAGCAGTTGAAAGAAAAAGATATGAGAAGAGCAGAAAAAATTCTAATACAAACTGAAAAAAG